CCACCGGTGCAGGCCGTGATACCCGCTGCGGGGGTAGTCCCAGAACTTGCGCTTGGCGGTGGAGCGGCCGCGGGTGCCACGAGGCGCGCTGCGGCGCGACCGCGAGGCGGACGCGCGAGTGGAGCCGGCCAACGTGCTGCCTTCCTGACGACGACGGGGTGCGTCGCCATGCCGGTCGCCTCGGGTCCGCTGCGGGACCTGTCGGCGGGCATGCGGCGGCCGCGTCGCCCAGTATGCGCGACCGGCCCGTGGTGCGGGCGGCGTCCGCGGGACCCGGCGCGAGCCTTCACATGATCGGCACCGCGAACGCACGACGAACACGGGGTGACTTGTGCGCGACGCCCTGACGTGCCTACTCTGACCGCGATGTATCGAGTTGATACATCGTCAGCAGATATCGAACCGACGAACCACGGTGCTCGTCGGAGAGCCTAGAGGAGGGTGACCGTGCGCGGACGTTCCGACGTGCTCGAGCCGGCCATCCTCGGGCTGCTCCACGAGTCCCCCATGCACGGGTACGAGCTGCGCAAGCGGCTCAACCTGGTGCTCGGCTCGTTCCGTGCGCTCTCCTACGGGTCGCTGTACCCGTGCCTGAAGTCGCTCGCGGAGCGTGGCTGGATCGTCGGTACCGAGTCCGTCGCCGACCCGCATGCGGTGGGCAGCAAGCGGGCCCGGATCGTCTACCAGATCACCGCGGACGGCAAGGAGCACCTGCAGTCCGTGCTCGCCACGTCGGGCCCCGCGGCCTGGGAGGACGAGAACTTCGACGTGCGGTTCGCGTTCTTCTCGCAGACCGACGCCGAGACCCGCCTGCGGATCCTCGAAGGTCGGCGCACGCGCCTGACCGAGCGTCTCGAGACCATCCGTCAGTCCGTCGCCCGCACCCGCGAGCGCATGGACGAGTACACGCTCGAGCTGCAGCGCCACGGCCTCGACCAGGCCGAGCGTGAGGTCCGTTGGCTCGACGGGCTCATCGACAACGAGCGCGGCATCCGCCGTGCGCGTCCTGCTGGCACCGGTCCTCGCACCGGTGCAGCGTCCATCGCCGACGGCGAGCACGCCGCTCCGGCAAGATCCACCGAGAAGGAGCGAGGATGACCTCCATCCGCGTCGCCATCGTCGGCGTCGGCAACTGCGCCGCGTCGCTCGTCCAGGGCGTCCACTACTACGCCGAGACCCCGGCGGACGGCAAGGTCCCCGGACTCATGCACGTG
The Cellulomonas gilvus ATCC 13127 DNA segment above includes these coding regions:
- a CDS encoding PadR family transcriptional regulator; protein product: MRGRSDVLEPAILGLLHESPMHGYELRKRLNLVLGSFRALSYGSLYPCLKSLAERGWIVGTESVADPHAVGSKRARIVYQITADGKEHLQSVLATSGPAAWEDENFDVRFAFFSQTDAETRLRILEGRRTRLTERLETIRQSVARTRERMDEYTLELQRHGLDQAEREVRWLDGLIDNERGIRRARPAGTGPRTGAASIADGEHAAPARSTEKERG